A window of the Paraburkholderia sp. ZP32-5 genome harbors these coding sequences:
- a CDS encoding FAD-binding and (Fe-S)-binding domain-containing protein — MTNPTSGLLVKPIHLVPSAARAMSPLAQHLRKALRGDVLFDIASRGRYATDASIYQIMPVGVVVPRDQDDLRIALDIARSEKVPLLARGAGTSQCGQTVGEALVIDTSKWLNNIVAFDADARTVTVEPGVVLDHLNAWLKPHGLWFPVDVSTSAQCTIGGMAGNNSCGSRSIEYGNMVHNVDAIDALLADGSEAHFGSLREPLQGQGERLQQIIAGVTRIAQRERDEIVARVPKVLRRVAGYNIDLFDCQNPRAYTDDGSANLAHLLVGSEGTLAFSRQVTLKLAPLPAHKALGVVNFPTFRQSMELTQHIVKLKPVAVELVDRTMIDLALSNPAFRPVIGKALVGEPQAILLVEFAGEDRDAQLASLKQLTELMGELGLPDAVVEMPDANAQKALWEVRKAGLNIMMSMKGDGKPVSFIEDCAVPLEHLADYTSRLTDVFHRHGTEGTWYAHASVGTLHVRPILDMRRDGATKMRAIAEEAAALVREYKGAYSGEHGDGLCRGEWVAWQYGPRLNEAFSEIKTLFDPDNRFNPDKIVRPPKMDDARNFRFAPGYREQRIDTVLDWSAWNVARDPLSGEESAPGSGGDLSGGLARAVEMCNNNGHCRKFDAGTMCPSYRVTKDEQHLTRGRANTLRLAISGQLGEAGLASDDVKETLDLCVSCKGCKRDCPTGVDMAKFKIEARAARVKRHGLSLRDRLVAFMPRYAGAASRVPALMALVDNVPVLSAWFKRSVGFAAQRSLPRFKKSFLADAVSVARPTSTDQTTQTTQTTLKEVLLFVDTFNNHLEPDNARAAQQVLEAAGYTVHFNARKHERPVCCGRTFLAAGLVDEAKQEARRMLDLFKPFVERGVPVVGLEPSCLLSLRDEFLQYGFGDEARRLSQHAFLFEEFLVREEQAGRLQLALKPLPMQQALVHGHCHQKAFDAFTPVQTVLKWIPQLQVSTVESSCCGMAGSFGYEAEHYETSRAMAELSLLPAVRKIDADTVMVADGTSCRHQIHDGAGVEAIHVARVLAMALQ; from the coding sequence ATGACGAACCCGACCTCGGGCTTGCTCGTCAAGCCGATCCACCTGGTGCCGTCGGCCGCGCGCGCGATGAGTCCGCTCGCGCAGCATCTGCGCAAAGCGTTGCGCGGCGATGTGCTGTTCGATATCGCAAGTCGCGGCCGCTATGCAACCGATGCGTCGATCTACCAGATCATGCCGGTCGGTGTGGTGGTGCCGCGCGATCAGGACGATCTGCGTATCGCGCTCGACATCGCGCGCAGCGAGAAGGTGCCGCTGCTCGCGCGTGGCGCCGGCACGAGTCAGTGCGGGCAGACGGTCGGCGAAGCGCTCGTGATCGATACGAGCAAGTGGCTCAACAACATCGTTGCGTTCGATGCCGACGCGCGCACGGTCACAGTCGAGCCCGGCGTCGTGCTCGATCATCTGAACGCGTGGTTGAAACCGCATGGGCTGTGGTTTCCGGTGGACGTATCGACGTCCGCGCAGTGCACGATCGGCGGGATGGCCGGCAACAATTCGTGCGGCTCGCGCTCGATCGAATACGGCAACATGGTGCACAACGTCGACGCGATCGATGCGCTTCTCGCCGACGGCAGCGAGGCGCATTTCGGCTCGTTGCGCGAGCCGCTGCAAGGTCAGGGCGAGCGTTTGCAGCAGATCATCGCGGGCGTCACGCGCATTGCACAGCGTGAACGCGATGAAATCGTCGCACGCGTGCCGAAGGTGCTGCGTCGAGTCGCGGGCTACAACATCGATCTGTTCGACTGCCAGAATCCGCGCGCCTATACCGACGACGGCAGCGCGAACCTCGCGCATCTGCTGGTCGGCTCCGAGGGCACGCTTGCGTTCAGCCGCCAGGTCACGCTGAAGCTCGCGCCTCTGCCCGCGCACAAGGCGCTCGGCGTGGTCAACTTTCCGACCTTCCGGCAGTCGATGGAACTCACGCAGCACATCGTCAAGCTGAAGCCGGTCGCGGTCGAACTGGTCGATCGCACGATGATCGATCTCGCGTTGAGCAATCCCGCGTTTCGTCCGGTGATCGGGAAGGCGCTGGTCGGCGAACCGCAGGCGATTCTGCTCGTCGAGTTCGCGGGCGAGGATCGTGATGCGCAGCTCGCGTCGCTCAAGCAACTGACCGAATTGATGGGCGAACTCGGATTGCCCGATGCGGTCGTCGAGATGCCCGACGCGAACGCGCAGAAAGCGCTGTGGGAAGTACGCAAGGCCGGGCTCAACATCATGATGAGCATGAAGGGCGACGGCAAGCCGGTGTCGTTCATCGAGGATTGTGCGGTGCCGCTCGAACATCTGGCCGACTACACGAGCCGCCTGACCGACGTGTTTCATCGACACGGCACCGAGGGCACGTGGTACGCGCACGCGAGCGTCGGCACATTGCACGTGCGGCCGATTCTCGACATGCGCCGCGATGGCGCGACGAAGATGCGCGCGATCGCCGAGGAAGCGGCCGCGCTCGTGCGTGAATACAAGGGCGCGTATTCGGGCGAACATGGCGACGGTTTGTGCCGCGGCGAATGGGTCGCGTGGCAATACGGACCCCGCCTTAACGAAGCGTTCAGCGAAATCAAGACGCTGTTCGATCCGGACAACCGCTTCAATCCCGACAAGATCGTGCGTCCGCCGAAGATGGACGACGCACGCAATTTCCGCTTCGCGCCGGGCTATCGCGAGCAGCGGATCGACACGGTGCTCGACTGGTCCGCGTGGAATGTCGCACGCGATCCGCTGAGCGGCGAAGAAAGCGCGCCCGGCAGCGGCGGCGATCTGAGTGGCGGTCTCGCGAGAGCGGTCGAGATGTGCAACAACAACGGTCACTGCCGCAAGTTCGACGCGGGCACGATGTGCCCGAGCTATCGCGTGACGAAGGACGAACAGCATCTGACGCGCGGGCGTGCGAATACGTTGCGGCTCGCGATTTCGGGGCAACTCGGCGAAGCCGGCCTCGCGAGCGACGACGTGAAGGAGACGCTCGACCTGTGCGTATCGTGCAAGGGCTGCAAGCGCGATTGCCCGACCGGCGTCGATATGGCGAAGTTCAAGATCGAGGCGCGGGCGGCGCGTGTCAAACGGCATGGCTTGAGTCTGCGCGACAGGCTCGTTGCGTTCATGCCGCGCTACGCGGGTGCGGCGAGCCGTGTGCCGGCATTGATGGCGCTAGTGGACAACGTGCCTGTGTTGTCAGCGTGGTTCAAGCGCTCGGTGGGGTTTGCCGCGCAACGGAGCTTGCCGCGCTTCAAGAAGTCGTTCCTCGCTGATGCGGTATCCGTAGCCAGGCCCACGTCTACGGATCAAACCACGCAAACTACGCAAACCACGCTGAAAGAAGTGCTGCTTTTCGTCGATACCTTCAACAACCACCTCGAACCCGACAACGCGCGCGCCGCGCAACAGGTGCTCGAAGCGGCCGGCTACACCGTGCACTTCAACGCGCGCAAGCACGAGCGGCCGGTCTGTTGCGGGCGCACGTTTCTCGCCGCCGGTCTCGTCGATGAAGCGAAGCAGGAAGCGCGGCGCATGCTCGATCTGTTCAAACCGTTCGTCGAACGCGGCGTGCCGGTGGTGGGACTCGAGCCGTCCTGTCTGCTGTCGTTGCGCGACGAGTTCCTGCAATATGGTTTCGGCGACGAAGCGCGGCGGCTGTCGCAGCACGCGTTTTTGTTCGAGGAATTCCTGGTGCGCGAGGAACAGGCTGGACGCTTGCAGCTTGCGCTGAAGCCGCTGCCGATGCAGCAGGCGCTGGTACATGGCCACTGTCATCAGAAGGCGTTCGACGCATTCACGCCGGTGCAGACCGTGCTCAAGTGGATTCCGCAACTGCAGGTATCGACGGTGGAATCGTCGTGCTGCGGGATGGCCGGCAGCTTCGGCTACGAAGCCGAGCACTACGAGACGTCGCGGGCGATGGCGGAGCTGTCGCTGCTACCCGCGGTGCGCAAGATCGACGCCGATACGGTGATGGTCGCCGACGGCACCAGTTGCCGGCATCAGATTCACGATGGCGCAGGCGTCGAGGCGATCCACGTGGCTCGCGTGCTGGCGATGGCGCTGCAATGA
- a CDS encoding MFS transporter yields the protein MKRFRLTSASRIVLVMLCVMYFITYLDRVNVSTAAAGFGKEFNLTHTQVGLVFSAFAYPYLLFQVIGGWVSDRFGAKRTLLVCGAIWGLATVFTGLAGGLASLLAARLVLGFGEGATFPAATSAMSRWVAKDKRGFAQGITHAASRIGNAVAPALIVLVMATWGWRESFYICGALSLLWVVVWAFTFTEHPKDHPRITSEELAVLPASKPKLSGLPWGKLFRRMAPVTIVYFCYGWTLWLFLSWIPLYFLRNHHLQLQKSAIFASVVFFAGVIGDTLGGIVTDAIFKRTGSLKRARSWMVSVCMLFCLLSLIPLMFTHDLGLSIACLASGFFFAEMTIGPMWAIPMDIAPEFSGTASGMMNTGSALAAIISPVVGGFLIDYFGNWDLPFVGSMLLMGIGVVLAFRMQPESRFELVATDKPQVSTSMGV from the coding sequence ATGAAGCGGTTTCGTTTGACCAGTGCGTCCCGTATCGTTCTAGTGATGCTATGCGTGATGTACTTCATCACCTACCTCGACCGCGTGAACGTCAGCACTGCGGCCGCGGGTTTCGGCAAGGAATTCAATCTCACGCATACGCAGGTCGGCCTCGTGTTTTCGGCCTTCGCGTATCCGTATCTGTTGTTTCAGGTGATCGGTGGCTGGGTCAGCGACCGTTTCGGCGCGAAACGGACGCTGCTGGTGTGCGGCGCGATCTGGGGGCTGGCCACCGTGTTCACGGGTCTCGCCGGCGGTCTCGCTTCGTTGCTGGCCGCGCGCCTCGTGCTCGGTTTCGGTGAGGGTGCAACGTTCCCCGCCGCGACCTCCGCGATGTCGCGCTGGGTCGCCAAGGACAAGCGCGGCTTCGCGCAAGGCATCACGCACGCGGCATCGAGAATCGGCAATGCGGTTGCACCGGCGCTGATCGTGCTCGTGATGGCGACGTGGGGCTGGCGCGAATCGTTCTATATCTGCGGCGCGCTGAGTCTGTTGTGGGTCGTCGTGTGGGCGTTCACGTTCACCGAGCATCCGAAGGACCATCCGCGCATCACGTCCGAAGAACTCGCGGTGCTGCCCGCGTCGAAGCCGAAACTCAGCGGCCTGCCATGGGGCAAGCTGTTTCGCCGCATGGCGCCGGTCACGATCGTCTACTTCTGCTACGGCTGGACGCTGTGGCTGTTTCTGAGCTGGATTCCGCTGTACTTCCTGCGCAACCATCATCTGCAACTGCAGAAGTCGGCGATCTTCGCATCGGTCGTGTTCTTCGCCGGCGTGATCGGCGACACGCTCGGCGGCATCGTGACCGATGCGATCTTCAAGCGCACCGGCAGCCTGAAGCGCGCACGCAGCTGGATGGTGTCGGTCTGCATGCTGTTCTGCCTGCTGTCGCTGATTCCGTTGATGTTCACGCACGACCTCGGCTTATCGATTGCGTGTCTCGCGTCCGGTTTCTTCTTCGCTGAAATGACGATCGGTCCGATGTGGGCGATCCCGATGGACATCGCGCCGGAATTTTCCGGCACCGCGAGCGGCATGATGAACACTGGCTCGGCGCTGGCCGCGATCATCTCGCCGGTGGTAGGCGGCTTTCTGATCGACTACTTCGGCAACTGGGATCTGCCGTTCGTCGGCAGTATGCTGTTGATGGGCATTGGCGTGGTGCTTGCGTTCCGCATGCAGCCGGAAAGCCGCTTCGAACTCGTCGCGACGGACAAGCCGCAGGTATCGACGAGCATGGGCGTATAG
- a CDS encoding pyridoxal-phosphate-dependent aminotransferase family protein, with protein MLKLDFHPAGRHFLQIPGPSPVPDRILRAMSYPTIDHRGPEFGELGLKVLDGIKKIFKTQQPVVIYPASGTGAWEAALTNTLSPGDAVLMFETGHFATLWKKMADKLGLKPEFIGLPGVEGWRHGVQPQMIEERLRADAQHAIKAVCVVHNETSTGVTSDIAAVRRAIDAAGHPALLLVDTISGLACADYRHDEWGVDVTVSGSQKGLMLPPGISFNAISPKAMAANQHAKLPRSFWDWPEIVEMNKTGYWPYTPNTNLLYGLSEAIDMILGEGLDNVFARHQRLADATRRAVRAWGLEIQCADPAVYSPVLTGVMTPDGADADAVRKLIYERFDMSLGTGLGKVKGRMFRIGHLGDCNDLTLLATLAGCEMGLRLAGVPLKESGMPAAMACLSEPLKTSGLKAAA; from the coding sequence ATGCTCAAGCTAGATTTCCATCCCGCTGGCCGTCACTTCCTGCAGATTCCGGGGCCGAGTCCGGTGCCCGATCGCATCCTCCGGGCGATGAGCTATCCGACCATCGACCACCGCGGCCCCGAGTTCGGCGAACTGGGCCTCAAGGTGCTCGACGGCATCAAGAAGATCTTCAAGACGCAGCAGCCGGTGGTGATCTATCCGGCGTCCGGCACTGGCGCGTGGGAAGCCGCGCTGACGAACACGCTGAGCCCGGGCGACGCCGTGCTGATGTTCGAAACCGGCCACTTCGCGACGCTGTGGAAAAAGATGGCCGACAAGCTTGGGCTCAAACCCGAATTTATCGGCTTGCCCGGTGTTGAAGGCTGGCGGCACGGCGTGCAGCCGCAAATGATCGAAGAGCGTTTGCGGGCCGATGCGCAACACGCGATCAAGGCGGTCTGCGTCGTGCACAACGAAACCTCCACCGGCGTCACGTCGGATATCGCCGCAGTGCGCCGCGCGATCGACGCCGCCGGTCATCCGGCGCTGCTGCTCGTCGACACGATTTCGGGGCTTGCGTGCGCGGACTACCGTCACGACGAATGGGGCGTCGACGTGACCGTATCGGGCTCGCAGAAAGGTCTGATGCTGCCGCCGGGCATCAGCTTCAATGCGATCTCGCCGAAAGCGATGGCCGCCAACCAGCATGCGAAATTGCCGCGCAGCTTCTGGGACTGGCCCGAAATCGTCGAGATGAACAAGACCGGCTACTGGCCGTACACGCCGAACACGAACCTGCTGTATGGCCTCAGCGAAGCGATCGACATGATTCTCGGCGAAGGGCTCGACAACGTGTTCGCGCGTCATCAACGGCTCGCCGACGCAACCCGCCGCGCGGTGCGCGCATGGGGGCTCGAGATCCAGTGCGCGGATCCGGCGGTTTACAGCCCGGTGCTGACCGGCGTGATGACGCCCGATGGGGCGGATGCCGACGCGGTGCGCAAGCTGATCTACGAACGCTTCGACATGTCGCTCGGCACCGGCCTCGGCAAGGTGAAGGGCCGCATGTTCCGCATCGGCCATCTCGGCGATTGCAACGACCTGACTTTGCTCGCGACGCTCGCCGGCTGCGAAATGGGATTGCGGCTCGCGGGCGTACCGCTGAAGGAAAGCGGCATGCCGGCCGCGATGGCGTGCTTGAGCGAGCCGCTGAAAACATCGGGGTTGAAGGCGGCAGCCTGA
- a CDS encoding GntR family transcriptional regulator has translation MQNPDFNAGMTAAPLMPKVERQRLHDTVVEHIRRFIVEGVLEPGKKLNERELCETLGISRTPLREALKVLAAEGLIEIWPNRGASVSKMSEAEMRETFELMSGLEAFSGELAAERITAAELADIKALHYAMLACRAQNDLPGYYSRNQAIHDKINEAARNSALRQTYISVNRRLQALRFRSNYQTPKWDRAIHDHDEMLKALEARDGKRLSVILRQHLLDKRDAVLQVQSQEQVAVGTEGSELKA, from the coding sequence ATGCAAAATCCGGATTTCAACGCCGGGATGACTGCCGCGCCGCTGATGCCGAAGGTCGAGCGTCAGCGCCTGCACGACACGGTGGTGGAGCACATCCGCCGCTTTATCGTCGAAGGGGTGCTGGAGCCTGGCAAGAAACTCAACGAGCGCGAGTTGTGCGAAACGCTCGGCATTTCGCGTACGCCGTTGCGCGAGGCGCTGAAGGTACTGGCCGCCGAAGGCTTGATCGAGATCTGGCCGAATCGCGGCGCGTCGGTATCGAAGATGTCGGAAGCGGAAATGCGCGAGACCTTCGAACTGATGAGCGGGCTCGAAGCGTTTTCCGGCGAACTCGCGGCCGAACGGATCACCGCCGCCGAACTCGCCGATATCAAGGCGCTCCATTACGCGATGCTCGCGTGCCGCGCGCAAAACGATCTGCCTGGTTACTACAGCCGCAACCAGGCGATCCACGACAAGATCAATGAAGCCGCGAGAAATTCAGCGCTGCGGCAGACGTATATATCGGTGAACCGGCGCTTGCAAGCACTGCGGTTTCGTTCGAACTATCAGACGCCGAAGTGGGACCGCGCGATTCACGATCACGATGAAATGCTGAAGGCGCTCGAAGCGCGCGATGGCAAGAGGCTCAGCGTGATTCTCAGGCAGCATCTACTGGATAAGCGGGATGCGGTATTGCAGGTGCAATCGCAGGAACAGGTAGCGGTGGGAACGGAGGGTTCGGAGTTGAAGGCTTGA
- a CDS encoding MFS transporter has product MSDLGVVAGSREQDTDGIAAIIRKVAWRLMPLIMICYLFAFFDRINISFAKFQLQSSLGLSDTAYGLGASLFVIGYVLFEVPSNMLLYKVGSRRWIARIMISWGLATAAMVFVTNEWQFYGLRFLIGAMEAGFAPGVLYYLTLWFPTAYRGRITSMLFLASAFSGLVGAPLAGLVIGHLDGALGMPGWHWLFLLGGLPCIVLGLLVLKLLKDRIEDAGWLSATEKTVLASQIAQQSRQPASGHSLTGALKTPGFLTLCLVYFLIQVASYGLNFWAPHLIHVAGTKNPTVVGLLTAVPYVCGAICMVVVGRLSDASGERRKYVFGLLLMSAIGFFAAGFFDKQTTMLVVALAVMGAGVVASIPAFWALPPKLLSGAGAAGGIAVINTLGQLGGIVSPIMVGRVMDVTGSTTPALYVIGAMSVVCALIVLFGFPETLRNKETA; this is encoded by the coding sequence ATGAGTGACCTGGGCGTAGTGGCGGGCAGCCGCGAGCAAGACACGGACGGTATCGCGGCCATCATCCGTAAAGTCGCGTGGCGGCTAATGCCGCTCATCATGATCTGCTATCTGTTCGCGTTCTTCGACCGCATCAACATCAGCTTCGCGAAGTTCCAGTTACAGAGCAGTCTCGGCCTGTCCGATACCGCGTACGGCCTCGGCGCGAGTCTGTTCGTGATCGGCTATGTGCTGTTCGAGGTGCCGAGCAACATGCTGCTGTACAAGGTCGGCTCGCGTCGCTGGATCGCGCGGATCATGATTTCATGGGGCCTTGCAACCGCGGCGATGGTGTTCGTCACCAACGAATGGCAGTTCTACGGGCTGCGTTTCCTGATCGGCGCGATGGAAGCGGGCTTCGCGCCCGGCGTGCTGTACTACCTGACGCTGTGGTTTCCGACCGCTTACCGCGGACGTATCACGTCGATGCTGTTCCTCGCGTCGGCGTTTTCGGGGCTGGTCGGCGCACCGCTCGCCGGACTCGTGATCGGCCATCTGGACGGCGCGCTCGGCATGCCGGGCTGGCACTGGCTGTTCCTGCTCGGCGGCCTGCCTTGCATCGTGCTCGGCTTGCTGGTGCTGAAGCTGCTGAAGGATCGTATCGAAGACGCGGGCTGGCTGTCGGCGACGGAAAAGACGGTGCTCGCGTCGCAGATCGCACAGCAGAGCCGTCAACCGGCCAGCGGTCATTCGCTGACGGGCGCGCTGAAGACGCCGGGCTTTCTGACGCTGTGTCTCGTGTACTTCCTGATTCAGGTCGCGTCGTATGGCTTGAACTTCTGGGCACCGCATCTGATTCACGTCGCCGGCACCAAGAACCCGACGGTGGTCGGCTTGTTGACGGCGGTGCCTTATGTGTGCGGCGCGATCTGCATGGTGGTCGTCGGGCGTCTGTCGGATGCGAGCGGCGAGCGTCGCAAGTACGTGTTCGGCCTGCTGCTGATGTCGGCTATCGGCTTCTTCGCCGCGGGCTTCTTCGACAAGCAGACCACGATGCTGGTCGTTGCGCTGGCCGTGATGGGCGCGGGTGTGGTGGCATCGATCCCGGCGTTCTGGGCACTGCCGCCGAAGCTGCTGTCGGGTGCCGGCGCCGCGGGCGGCATCGCGGTGATCAATACGCTCGGGCAGCTTGGCGGCATCGTGAGCCCGATCATGGTGGGCCGCGTGATGGATGTGACCGGCAGCACGACACCGGCGTTATATGTGATCGGCGCGATGAGTGTGGTGTGCGCGCTGATCGTGCTGTTCGGTTTCCCGGAGACGCTGCGCAACAAAGAAACCGCGTAG
- a CDS encoding hydroxymethylglutaryl-CoA lyase, producing the protein MSATTYFSADSTSFDKLIVQEVAPRDGLQIEPTWVDTPDKIALINGLSTCGFTRIEGGSFVSPKAIPALRDGEAVFQQIERHPGVIYVALIPNLKGAERALSAGANELNLVMSASQTHNRANMRMSCESSLAAFGDIVRHVQGSLVLLNATVATAFGCPFEGRIDEDRVLSIVDTYREMGVEGITLADTTGMANPRQVARLVARVLERVPATALTLHFHNTRGLGLANVLAAYEVGARRFDAALGGLGGCPFAPGASGNICTEDLVNMCDEMGIPTGIDLEKLLVLSRGLPALLGHDVPGQLAKAGRNRDLHPVPEYVRQI; encoded by the coding sequence ATGAGCGCGACTACTTACTTCTCCGCCGATAGCACGTCGTTCGACAAACTGATCGTGCAGGAAGTCGCGCCGCGCGACGGCCTGCAGATCGAGCCGACCTGGGTCGATACGCCGGACAAGATCGCGCTGATCAACGGGCTGTCCACGTGCGGATTCACGCGCATCGAAGGCGGCTCGTTCGTGTCGCCGAAAGCGATTCCGGCATTGCGCGACGGCGAGGCCGTGTTCCAGCAGATCGAGCGCCATCCCGGCGTGATCTACGTTGCGCTGATCCCGAATCTGAAGGGCGCCGAGCGCGCGCTGTCGGCCGGCGCCAATGAACTGAACCTCGTGATGTCCGCGAGCCAGACGCACAACCGCGCGAACATGCGCATGAGCTGCGAGTCGTCGCTCGCCGCGTTCGGCGACATCGTGCGTCACGTGCAGGGCTCGCTCGTGCTGCTCAATGCGACGGTCGCGACCGCGTTCGGCTGCCCGTTCGAAGGCCGCATCGATGAAGACCGCGTGCTCAGCATCGTCGATACGTACCGCGAGATGGGCGTCGAAGGCATTACGCTCGCCGACACGACCGGCATGGCGAATCCGCGCCAGGTTGCGCGGCTCGTCGCGCGCGTGCTCGAACGGGTGCCGGCTACCGCGCTGACGCTGCACTTTCACAACACGCGCGGCCTCGGCCTCGCCAACGTGCTGGCGGCCTATGAAGTCGGCGCGCGCCGCTTCGACGCGGCGCTCGGCGGTCTCGGCGGCTGCCCGTTCGCACCGGGTGCGTCCGGCAACATCTGCACCGAAGACCTCGTCAACATGTGCGACGAAATGGGCATCCCCACCGGCATCGACCTCGAAAAGCTGCTCGTGCTGTCGCGCGGTTTGCCGGCATTGCTCGGCCACGATGTGCCGGGGCAACTCGCAAAAGCAGGCCGCAACCGCGACCTGCATCCCGTACCTGAATACGTCCGGCAAATCTGA
- a CDS encoding CaiB/BaiF CoA transferase family protein: MAGPLQGIRVVEIGTLIAAPFAARLMAEFGADVVKIEAPGTGDPLRKWRKLHEGTSLWWYLQSRNKKSVCVNLKSEEGVEIVKRLAADADVVIENLRPGALEKLGLGWDVLHAINPKLTMVRISGYGQSGPYRDRPGFGAIGEAMGGIRYTTGEVDGAPARVGVSLGDSLASLHGVIGALMSLLRVKTGQGEGQVVDVSLVESVFNLMESLVPEYDLLGHVRERSGGALPGIAPSNTYRTEDGSYVVIAGNSDPIFKRLMNLIGRPDLADDPALAYNDGRVKQVAMLDQAITAWTSHHSTEDVLAALERAEVPSGRIYSVADIVADPHYQARDMLLQAQLPGGAQVKMPGIVPKLSDTPGEVRWQGPALGEHTGSVLGELGFADDDIERLRQEGAVQ; the protein is encoded by the coding sequence ATGGCTGGACCTCTCCAGGGCATCCGCGTCGTCGAGATCGGAACCCTCATCGCCGCGCCGTTCGCCGCGCGCCTCATGGCCGAATTCGGCGCCGACGTCGTCAAGATCGAAGCCCCTGGTACCGGCGACCCCCTTCGCAAATGGCGCAAGCTGCATGAAGGCACCTCGCTGTGGTGGTATCTGCAGTCGCGCAACAAGAAGTCTGTCTGCGTCAATCTGAAGTCCGAGGAAGGCGTCGAGATCGTCAAACGGCTCGCCGCCGATGCCGATGTCGTGATCGAAAATCTGCGCCCCGGCGCGCTCGAAAAGCTCGGTCTCGGCTGGGACGTGCTGCACGCGATCAACCCCAAACTGACGATGGTGCGCATCTCCGGTTACGGCCAGTCCGGCCCGTATCGCGACCGGCCGGGCTTCGGCGCGATCGGCGAGGCGATGGGCGGCATCCGCTATACGACCGGTGAAGTGGACGGCGCGCCCGCGCGTGTCGGTGTGAGCCTCGGCGATTCGCTCGCATCGCTGCACGGCGTGATCGGCGCGTTGATGTCGCTGCTGCGCGTGAAGACCGGGCAGGGCGAAGGCCAGGTGGTCGACGTATCGCTGGTCGAAAGCGTGTTCAATCTGATGGAAAGCCTGGTGCCCGAATACGACCTGCTCGGCCATGTGCGCGAGCGCAGCGGCGGCGCGCTGCCGGGCATCGCGCCGTCGAACACGTACCGCACCGAGGACGGCAGCTACGTCGTGATCGCGGGCAATAGCGATCCGATCTTCAAGCGCCTGATGAATCTGATCGGCCGCCCCGATCTCGCCGACGATCCCGCGCTCGCCTATAACGACGGCCGCGTGAAGCAGGTCGCGATGCTCGATCAGGCGATTACCGCGTGGACCTCGCATCACTCGACCGAAGATGTGCTGGCCGCGCTCGAACGCGCCGAAGTGCCGTCGGGACGCATCTATTCGGTGGCCGACATCGTCGCCGATCCGCACTACCAGGCGCGCGACATGTTGTTGCAGGCGCAATTGCCGGGCGGCGCGCAGGTGAAGATGCCGGGCATCGTGCCAAAGCTGTCGGACACGCCGGGCGAAGTGCGCTGGCAAGGACCGGCGCTTGGCGAACACACCGGCAGCGTGCTCGGCGAACTCGGCTTTGCCGACGACGACATCGAGCGGCTGCGTCAGGAAGGAGCCGTGCAATGA
- a CDS encoding LysR family transcriptional regulator, with amino-acid sequence MVIKNLLRKLDLTTLQLFLAVFEEGTLTRAAEREAIAVSAASKRLLELEQAVGATLFQRNARGMTLTPAGETLLHHARRVMRDIENIGIELAGHASGVLGYVRMMANLSAIVEFLPEDLRGFQAQHERVKIDLEERPSGGVVKGVDESLADLGICSAEADTRDLHVEHYRRDSLVIVMRDDHPLAARTSIAFAETLDGDHVGLHSASSINARTHLAARQAGKPLRLRIHVPGFDAVCRMVQAGMGVGVLPRKVYQLMGHPLGLVGTPLEDDWAERSLVLVVRDVEALSPVSRLLFEHLRTVEALEAAGDAGIGASAPTAAT; translated from the coding sequence ATGGTCATCAAAAACCTTCTCCGCAAGCTCGACCTCACCACGCTCCAGCTATTTCTCGCCGTGTTCGAGGAAGGCACGCTGACGCGTGCCGCCGAGCGCGAGGCGATTGCCGTGTCGGCCGCGAGCAAACGGCTGCTCGAACTCGAGCAGGCGGTCGGCGCGACGCTGTTCCAGCGCAACGCGCGCGGCATGACGCTGACGCCGGCCGGCGAAACGCTGCTGCATCACGCGCGCCGCGTGATGCGCGACATCGAGAACATCGGTATCGAGCTGGCCGGCCATGCGAGCGGCGTGCTCGGCTATGTGCGGATGATGGCGAACCTGTCGGCGATCGTCGAATTCCTGCCGGAGGATCTGCGCGGGTTTCAGGCACAGCATGAGCGCGTGAAGATCGATCTGGAGGAGCGGCCGAGCGGCGGCGTCGTTAAGGGCGTCGACGAAAGTCTGGCCGACCTCGGCATCTGTTCGGCCGAAGCCGACACGCGCGATCTGCACGTCGAGCACTACCGGCGCGATTCGCTGGTGATCGTGATGCGCGACGACCATCCGCTCGCGGCGCGCACCAGCATCGCGTTCGCCGAAACGCTCGATGGCGACCACGTCGGCTTGCACTCGGCCAGCTCGATCAACGCGCGCACCCATCTCGCCGCGCGCCAGGCCGGCAAGCCGCTGCGGCTGCGCATCCATGTGCCGGGCTTCGACGCGGTCTGCCGGATGGTGCAGGCCGGCATGGGCGTCGGCGTGCTGCCGCGCAAGGTGTATCAGCTGATGGGGCATCCGCTTGGCCTTGTCGGCACACCGCTCGAAGACGACTGGGCCGAGCGCAGCCTCGTGCTGGTCGTACGTGACGTCGAGGCGCTTTCGCCGGTGAGCCGGCTGCTGTTCGAGCATCTGCGCACGGTGGAGGCGCTGGAGGCGGCAGGGGACGCCGGCATCGGCGCGAGTGCCCCCACCGCCGCCACCTGA